In Prunus dulcis chromosome 1, ALMONDv2, whole genome shotgun sequence, the following are encoded in one genomic region:
- the LOC117615222 gene encoding uncharacterized protein LOC117615222: protein MPQAFIPELAWFKVMLYVATQSSEDLFRMASVCPLFHTLANTPQVWNTISMAKYPDHPSWYHARPAVQHFLQQCRACDNPKSIFREAFEVFFKQGNVEALYGMRIAATAGHMEAAYLVGLLGMSGIGQSKEDALEFLCSLNQRNNIDMKGTRDALRRRLS, encoded by the coding sequence ATGCCCCAAGCCTTCATCCCGGAGTTAGCTTGGTTTAAAGTGATGTTATACGTGGCAACCCAATCATCGGAAGATCTCTTCCGTATGGCATCTGTGTGCCCATTGTTCCATACTTTGGCAAACACTCCACAAGTGTGGAACACCATTTCAATGGCAAAGTACCCAGACCATCCTAGCTGGTACCATGCCAGACCTGCGGTCCAGCATTTCTTGCAACAATGCAGGGCTTGCGATAACCCTAAGTCAATATTTAGAGAAGCATTCGAAGTGTTTTTCAAGCAGGGTAACGTGGAAGCATTGTATGGGATGCGCATTGCAGCCACGGCAGGCCATATGGAAGCGGCATATCTAGTTGGACTACTTGGCATGTCCGGAATTGGTCAGTCAAAAGAGGATGCATTAGAATTCTTGTGTTCTTTGAATCAACGTAACAACATTGATATGAAAGGAACCAGGGATGCTTTGAGACGAAGATTAAGCTGA